The genomic DNA GCCGCGGTTTTCTTTTGGGCTCACGCAGAGGAGCAGAGGCAGCAGAGGAACTGCGGTTTGTTCTCTGCTGCCTCTGCTCCTCTGCGTGAGATTTCTGTTTCAGGATCTCGCGCGCCGCGCCGCCATCGTCACGACGTACAGGATCGCGGCGGCGGCGAGGACGGCCGCCACCACCAGCCACTCGCGCGCGGTGACGGAGGTCAGGATGTAGGCGATGGCCGCGAGCGCCAGGAACGGCACCACGCCCGCCGCCGGCACGCGGAAGGGGATGCCGCCCGCGCGCACGTCCCGCCGCCGCAGCTCCCATGCGGCCACGCAGCACCCCGCGTACAGCAGCAGCGTCGACAGGTTCGCCAGGATCGCCAGCTTCGCGAAGCCGCTGGTGACGGCCAGCGCCAGCACGATCGCCGCCTGCACGGCGATGGCCACGTGCGGCGTCTGCCAGCGCGCGTGCACGGCCGCCAGCGGGCGCGGCAGGAAGCCGTCGCGCGCCAGGGCGAACAGCGCGCGCGGCACCGCCAGCGTCATCCCCCCCACGTAGCCGAACATGGAGACCGCGGCGCCGACCAGGATCACCGTGCGCCCCCACGGCCCCAGCGCCACGGCGGCCGCGTCCGCCAGCGGCGTCTCCGACGTCGCCAGCGCGTCGCCCAGGAGGCCCTGCGCGACGAAGTGGAGGCCGAGATAGAGCAGCGTCACCGCCACCATCGCCAGCGCGATGGCGCGCGGGATGGTGCGGGCCACGTCGCGCACCTCGCCGCTCGGCACCAGCGCCGTCTCGATCCCCGCGAACGCGAAGATCAGCAGCACCGACGTGCGCGCCACCTGCCCCACGTCCACCGCCGTCGCCGCCGCCGGAGCGCGCCCCGCCTTCGCCGCGAACGCGCCGGCGGCGAGGAGCAGGAGGAGCGGCAGGAGCTTGGCGACGGTGAAGGCCACGTTCATCCCCGTCCCCTGCCGCACGCCGCGCACGTTCACCACCGCCCCGATCGCCAGCGCGGCGGCCAGCACCGCCGCGCGTCCGCCCTTTCCGGCCAGCGCCGGCACCAGCGCGCCGACCGTGTCGGCGAACACCGT from Longimicrobium sp. includes the following:
- a CDS encoding APC family permease — protein: MTSIETPVAENRLLRAVGVLGLAASIVNITVGGGIFRLPSFVAAQLGSLAPVAYLVCAVAMGLIVLCFAEAGSRVALTGGPYAYVEVAFGPFAGFLTGVLLWVVGTFAFSAVATVFADTVGALVPALAGKGGRAAVLAAALAIGAVVNVRGVRQGTGMNVAFTVAKLLPLLLLLAAGAFAAKAGRAPAAATAVDVGQVARTSVLLIFAFAGIETALVPSGEVRDVARTIPRAIALAMVAVTLLYLGLHFVAQGLLGDALATSETPLADAAAVALGPWGRTVILVGAAVSMFGYVGGMTLAVPRALFALARDGFLPRPLAAVHARWQTPHVAIAVQAAIVLALAVTSGFAKLAILANLSTLLLYAGCCVAAWELRRRDVRAGGIPFRVPAAGVVPFLALAAIAYILTSVTAREWLVVAAVLAAAAILYVVTMAARRARS